The Nitriliruptor alkaliphilus DSM 45188 genome includes a region encoding these proteins:
- a CDS encoding DUF6429 family protein has product MYSDRRVQDTVLALMHLNAHKDTYGWRAWKTFPWEAADGLHERGLIDDPRSKAKSVAFTDEGARLAEQLFAELFGAEDPGPD; this is encoded by the coding sequence GTGTACAGCGATCGGCGGGTCCAGGACACCGTGCTCGCGCTGATGCACCTCAACGCGCACAAGGACACCTACGGCTGGCGGGCGTGGAAGACCTTCCCCTGGGAAGCCGCCGACGGTCTTCACGAGCGTGGGCTCATCGACGACCCGCGTTCCAAGGCCAAGTCGGTCGCGTTCACCGACGAAGGAGCGCGCCTCGCCGAGCAGCTGTTCGCCGAGCTGTTCGGGGCCGAAGATCCTGGCCCGG